The segment ctttaagaaaacaatttgAGTTTTCTTGTattgaaaaaatggaagaagtttcccattattttttttgtgaacgTTAGTTTTTATCAATTAGACGAAATCTAATgattaaaacatttcaaatctCCAAGTTAtgaataaaattcttaaaagttAATGTCCTTAAAATATGCTCAAAACTCTTTCCATTTTCTCTATTTGAAGAAACTCAAATTGACCTCTTAAAATTTATAGTCAAATTTTCTTCACCTTTTCTACTCCTTTAAAAGCATTTATCAAAATGTTTTAGGTAcctttcctcttctttttttttttttggctatcattttaaaataagctAGCCTAGAAGAATTCTTATGTTCTGTATAGGATTTATAGTTTTTACATGCTAACATTTAGTAATTGGGTAAGCaatctaaagaaataaaaaattactttaggTTTTACATTTATCCATGATTCGAGAGTTTTTTCtttatcatcaaaataataCGACTACTACCATTAGTCTACTCAAACAATATGAATGCATCAAATATCTTTCCATTTAAATATATCATgagtttctaaaaaaataaaaaaattacccaaattaaattacaaaatatcTTAATATCTTTATAGAACCAATCAAGGTCAATTTAAAGAGCGTAGTTTAAGGAAGCCGACATAGGATTtgaaatcttaattttattaagagtTTAGTATGTGTTAGAATAAAGTTTTTATAATTAGTACAAacttttttcacattttctttctatAGAAAATGTACATGGgaatttttcttatcatttacACGTAAACTTAAAAAAGACAGAGTTGGAATTGTACACAGGATTGTCTCCCACTTTTTGAACTCGATGACAAAAAGATAAATGTGATTAGTGTCCTGAAAATGTCCCacaagaaagaaagtctccatCAACATCGGCGGCCTGCTTTGTCGATACCTTGGCCGTCTAAAGAAGTCACTAAGTTGACATTGCTATcttaatattagaaaatactAAGATGTTGACTGGGTGACATCCGAATTTTAAATCCATGATTAACAATAAATCGTCCCACCCCAAGACacagaaagaaataaatgaattaaatgaaCGTTGCATATAATATGATCCAATAAAACTTGGACATAAAATATGAAACTATTCAATTGTTAAtatctttttataaatatttaaaaattataacaacaatttttaatattattatggaGAAGCAATTCATATCTATATAGGTTAACCTTTagaagaatatttaaaaaaaaaaaaaaagtttttcttctttaatatcCCATGTCCATATACCAAGATAATAATTGAGAATAAAGTAActttattgcattttttttttattcatatttccGAGAATAAGGTAATTTccaaaattgtaaaatattataattagaataaaCCCCACCCAAGAaggtatattttttaaaaaataaaattatataaataaagaaattttaaaaaaaaataaattattctttttatatattaaatataattaaatatcttgaattgaagaaatattgaccaaactataaaaaataaataaaaaataaaaaaaatactaaattgcTTTATGAGCTGTATGGAGGTAGATAAATGGAGTTCTGAAGCAGGCATTCTCCAACCACAGCCTCGGAGGGAATTAAAGGATGGGAACCGTTTCGCCTAGACACTTCGTCCTATTTCCTTTCATGTCACGAGGCCACACCATCCCCATCCTCCACCTTGCTCGTCTCCTCCACCGCCGCCTCCTCTCCGTCACTGTCCTCACCACTCCCGCTAACTCTCCTTCAATCCGTTCCTCTCTCCTTGACACTACCATCTCCGTTGTTGATCTCCCCTTCCCGGTGAACATCCCTGGTGTTCCTCCTGGGATCGAAAGCACTGATAAACTGCCCTCCATGTCTTTCTTTATTCCCTTTGTCACCGCCACCAAGCTCATCCAACCCCACTTCGAACAGGTAATCGCGTCCCTCCCCACTGTTCACTGCATCATCTCGGATGGGTTTCTAGGCTGGACTCAGCAGTCCGCGGACAAACTAGGAATTCCTAGAGTTCTTTTTTATGGTATGAGCAACTATGCTATGACCTTGTCTTCAATCATGCTTCGAGAAAAGCCACATGCGATGGTGAATTCGGTCGACGAGGTCTTCTCTGTTCCGGGGCTCCCTTGGGTGAAGCTCACAACCAACGACTTTGAGCCGCCCTTCAGTGAACTTGAACCCAAGGGTGCACATTTCGACTTCGTGGCGGAAACAGGCGCGGCTGCATTTAAGAGTCATGGCATGCTGGTCAACAGCTTCTACGATCTGGAACCAAGGTTCAACGATTACTGGAACCAGAAGATTGGACCTAGAGCTTGGTGCGTCGGACCACTCTGCCTGGCGGAGCCACCAAGAATCCAGACCCTACAAAAGCCGACGTGGGTGCAGTGGCTGGACGAGAAGTTGGCTCAAGGGAAGTCGGTGCTGTACGTGGCCTTCGGATCTCAGGCGGAGATGGCACCTGAGCAATTGCATGAAATTGCGATGGGCTTGGAAAGATCAGAGGTGGCATTTTTGTGGGTTTTGAGTTCAAAAGTACAGGAGAAACACGAGTTTGTAAAAGGGTTTGAAGAGAGGCTGAAAAAGAGAGCACTGATAGTGAAAGAATGGGTGGACCAAAGGGAGCTACTGGCACACCAGAGCGTGAAGGGGTTTATGAGTCACTGTGGGTGGAACTCAGTGATGGAGAGTGTGTGTGCGAGTGTGCCCATCTTGGCTTTGCCTCTAATGGCAGAGCAGCACCTGAATGCGAGGATGGTGGTGGACGAGTTGGGCGTAGGACTAAGAATCCTGGCCAGCAACGGCTCCGTGCGAGGGTTTGTGGAGTCCAAGGATGTGGAGAGGATGGTAAGAGAGTTGATGGAGAGTGGGGAGAAAGGGAAGGAGGTGAGGAAGAAGGTGAAGGAGGTGGGAGAAGCTGCAAGAGCTGCCATGGGGGATGGCGGTCCCTCTTCCCGCACCTTAGACCTTTTCATTGATGAGGTGTGTAATAAGAAACTGAATTTACTCCCTTCACCAGCTTAATCCCTTTCCTTGGATTTTCTTCTTCCGTTTTTATGTGAAGTCTTCTAATTGCATACCTCATCATCTATATATCATGTACTATGATCGTCCGCCCagaattaaatttagttatctcagctttttctttttgtctatgGATCTCAATGGAATAAATTTACGAAAATGGCAAAAGAAAGTCTTGATTTTGAACAGAAGACAGCCAAGTCTGTGTTCAAATGGTCAGCGTAATTCGTGGCAACACCGACaataacatgttttaaaaagGTAAGAAAGATTATTATAATGAGAAAAACCAAAAGAAGGAAAGTCATGTTCAACGTTATTAGGGACGTCACGTATGGTTCTCCAGAAACAAATGAacgaaagaaaagagaaatcaaaGTTCACAATtctcatttctctttcttttaaaactctTTCCTTTTCCAACATACGCAGGCACACGGATTTTGTTCCTTGGGGAGTTAATTTCCTATTTCCCACTCCCTATCCCTATCCCCTCCTAGAGAATCGCAATCCCTTtgcccaaaaattaaaataaaataaatatatcaatttaaaattaataaattaattttacatacttattcaaactcattttatttattttttatcatatatttctttttttcctttttcttttttatgatgaatcaaacatagaaaattttatttctctttcactCTTTTCTGAATATTTTCGAGGCAAACATAGCCTTAGAATCATTGACTCTGAATTTCTCGTCTTAAACAGCAATCGGTCAATATTCAACTGAGACCACAGAAAACAAATTTCGAAATCATTGAAATCAGCTTTTCTTGATGTTATTCTCCAGTTCCTTCCTTAGCTGCTGAGAAAAATCATCATGGACATCATCATCGTCCCAATCATCTTCCCATTGCTCTGCTACTTTTTCTTCAGCCCTATCCTCCCACTCTGCCattcaattatattattaaaacaaCAGGGTAAAACAGAGACACTTGCTGCTCCTACAAATTAACCAGCAAAAATACATAACACCAAGAAATACAATCCAGTTTTTTCAGGCATGCGGTCAAATATGCAAAATATGAATTCCCTCATTATCTTTTGGTACACATAAATACTGACTCCAATAATAAAGCAAAGCAAGTACTAGgaagaaaaatgttttcatgACACCCTTGGGGTCTAGCTCAGCTGCAGTACCCTCCTGCAATGCACCAAAGGTCCTGAGTTCAAGTCTCCCTAGTATTTAAGTGATCTAGGGTAGAGGGATGCCCCCAAAATATTTCACGCTCAAAATCAGCAGTTTGATTGATGCCCTCAAAAGATTTCATCACTCGAAGAGTGGGAGGAGAGGTAGATGTGGATTAGTTGAAGATTTCAGTAGGAAGCTCCCTCCCCTGGGATTGATGCCCCAAAAGCTTTCATGGCTAAAAGAGTGGCAGCTGTGGGTTGGTCAAAGAATATAGTAGAGAGCTTCCCCATCCATTTAAGCATACATTATGACATATGACAATCAAGGTCCATCCTCccaataataattttcaaactgTGGAAGCACAAGCTTCAGCACAAGGTGAGAACTTGGCCACCTCACTATTCTTCGTGAACTTAGTAAACTGACAAGAACAATTTCAGGACAATGAGAATTGaaaagaaattgattaaaattattattcttcttGGGTTTTACAAGTAGCTCACTCCTTGTCCAAGCTTTAGTATATGGAACAAATTTAAATACTCAGGTCCAAGAAGATGAGAGCACCACAAAAGAAGTTAGGATGATATTCAGGTACCTTGAGCACAGGGTGAGAATTTGGCCACCTAACTATTCTACATGAACATAGTAGACCGATAAGAACAATTCCAGGATAATGGgaattcaaaagaaattgattaaaatgattattCTACTTGAGTTCTACATAGGGCTCACTCCTTGTCATGGCCAGCCTCTTAACTTAATTGGTGACACCCATCATAGGTGTTTATAATTTAGAAATGTTTATATTCTTGAGAGGGAAAGCTTCCCACTCTTGAGAGTGAATCTCATTGTGGACTTGGCAACATCAGAATTTAGATTACCAATTAAGGTTCAGACTTGTGAACTGAAAAGGTCATTCATATTGCAAAGAGAATGgacaaaataatttaagaaataaatataaactttgCAGATATATAATGACATAGTAACAAGCCTCACATAATATCCGAACATTTATCTGATTTACAGATTAGTTTCTAATGACTACTCCAAATCCATGACAAAGATTCCGAAAAGAATAAATAGCGAACACAATGTTCAAATTAAAGATTATTAGAGAAACAAACACATGAATGCAAATTGAAAATAGTAACAGGAAATTACAATAAATCACAAGGTACCgatagggaaaaaaataacatgaactaaaaataggtaaaaaaggaaaaacctaaCCCTATAGTCATATTATGTGACGAGCATAAAATAGCTTGGTCACGACCAGCGAGAGCTAAAGTTCCATTAAAGAGCGTTTCCACGGGGTAGAACCTTCTCAAGGAGTGGCCAAGTGATAAGGCAACGGGTTTTGGTCCCGCTATTCAGAGGTTCAAATACTTCCATCCCAGTGCATTAAATCTGGAAATTTATCCATCCTCCATAAAGGAGCCGAATGAAACCAAAGTTTCATGTTCGGTTTTGAATTAGAGacgttaaaaataaaatgaatcgaCGTCGACTATAACCCCTAGCCTTCCAAGCTAATGATGCgggtttttttatatattcatattaattaTGAATAGCTAAGATACCAGCAATTTACTGAATTTCTATGCATGTACAATTTCTGGAGATGGCTAATTGGACTAAAGTGGAGGATTGCTAATCCGTTGTACGAGTTATTTGTACCATAGAGATGATAAATCTTTCGCCTGTAATGTAAATTCAATGGGATGAATTACATCTCGATGATATTGAAATTTCCTCATAAACAACACCCCCAGTTGTTTCTCAATACCAGTGTTAGAAAGAGTTGAAAGGGATTCGCCCATATAGAAAACATGTCAAAAGTATTACCCTCAAACAAAAACTTCAACAATTTTATAGGCTTTAGAGATTAATATAAGATTTTagactcaatttttttttcttattgccttccaaaatttgataaaaagttGTGATTTCTAAGCACTTAGAATCAAACCATGAAGAATAAAATGTGCAAAATGATCAATCAccttaaccaaaaaaataaaataaaatgatcagAATTTTGTAGTATCCACTTAAAAGCCAACTCTAAATGTTATTCTTGGATTTGAAAATCCATAAGTTCATATCAAAACTGATAGATGCAATCTCAAAGAAGCAAAGGATTAGTTTAACAATGGATAAAATTTGACCTTTGATGACCCTCACACCAATTGATCTAGTCATAGAAAACAGCAGAGGATTTTCCCCACCAATTGATCTAGTAATATAAATATCTTATAGTATCAGGCCAATTGAACTGATTTCAATCTATCAGGAACCAAGAAGCTATAATTCCAATTAGCAAACTCATATATTTGAACATTGATGGGATACTGGCAGTCAATCACAATTCCAACTGATCAAAACAACTTCCCAATCAACAAAACCAATTGCATTTTCTCCCTAAAGAAAAGATCTCAACCCTAGACCAACAGTGCACAAGCACATTGTCAAAACAAATTTACCTAAGTCGTAAGTtaggattaaaaaattaaccGCGAATCAATCATAAATCGCAAATCAAAACTGAAATTGAATAAATGTGTTGCACACCTTCATTGATTTCAAACTCATCATCATCTTCGAATAGGTCAATTTTCACATTCTCAGCCGCTGCCTTAGGTTCCGTTGCCATTTCGAACCTCACCAAAACCTGCAGTTATTCTCAAACCAGTGAAGCGCCAATGAGCTACTACTCCAGAACAAgaaaatttacaagaaaaaaaattcgcATAAATTGAGTTTAGTGCTCCATTTTTTGgcagagagaagaaaaagacagaaatcaagaaaacaaaaacctaacAGTACCTAGTGAGATTATTTAGCTAAgggctttttgttttttttttttttttctacttgaGCCAAtccaacaataatataatacaAATAACGGAAATTCTCGTACCTTCCTCGGGCTTGTTTTCTCAGCCGCCAAACGGAGGACGGACTCGTAACTACTGGGGACGTCAAGAATCGCTTTCCTAGAATAATCTGGACCTTCCCAGTGAGCGTGCATATGTTGGGAAATTTTCAGTATAACGACGTcgttttgttgaaaaataaatgtaatactgaataaaaatttaattccttCTATTTACATTTAATTTATACTTCACGCATTGAAGCACAAAGATCCCGCTCCATTTAACAAATTAGAATATGAATACGAGTCCTTTCTTTTGTTGCATCCATGGAACATGTAGCTGAGGTGCTAACAAAGGTGATGGCTTCGGATCGATTTTGTTACATCAAAGGACAAACCTAATTACGTGAAGAAATCATCAATCTATGTTGTGGGGCATGATAAGGATTTTAGCCAAGAAGTTGAAACATGATCTCGTCGaacaaaatatcattattgtGGGTCCCTCACTATAAGGTCGTTCCCTCATCCGTCCACCTGGTTAGTCATCTAGAAGAAGGGTTTAAGGTCGAATGGATAATCCATCTATATTTAGAAGGAAGACAAACACTCCTAAACGGAGACAGTGAGAATGACATCTAACTAACCTCCACACATTTACTCACCTTCAAGCGTTGATTGTGCACCAGGCACTTTCCATAATTGATGTAACTATTACTAtgataaattccattatttacGGCTTATCAATGCAATACGATCATTATGTCCTAACAATTAATGTCATAATAATACACAATCAAACACAATTAAGGTGTTGTTAAGATATCTGCAATGATATTACACATGAATAAGGATAAATAGTCATGTACAATCCAAGAAAGGTATGTTgctttctttctaaaaaaaaaaaacctttactTGTTCAAACCAACTCTCTACTTAAGCTTTGGAGGAGTGTCCTTGGACAACCCATCCAGACATACATCCTTTTATACAAGAAACATATCTGCCTACTTATCGAGTAGTCTAGGTAAAAGACACGATGACCATTCCATCTATCTCTTGAGCTTAGACGGGCacatttttttggattgtgcaCCAACAATTATTGTCATTATATTTATCCTTGTGTTTATTATAGGTTTCTTTACTTATCTCTTGTAAAGTCTTGTACTATGAATGCATAAGCCCGTAAAGAATACATGTGTTGAGCTACCAACGAAGTAATAACCCCTAAAAAGTTAGAGCAAGgcctaattaaaaataaattgaattcaaCACTACACTTCAATTATGCCCTTTTGAAAGGAACATTGGGTTTAACAATTCTGTCTCTGTCTACCAAAATGACTACCTTAAATCTTAAagtaagataataaaaaaacatgatgaatggtgaaaattaatctttttcaatttgttattttttgtaatGTGAATAATTTTTTTCGCTATCATTTTTATGAGCACCGACTAAAGTTTCAACTAAAAAGatgaaatgatttttcattatcTCAATTGAAGTAATGAGCCCCCCAATAGCCTACATgtgtgccaaaaaaaaaaaaaaaaaagactcttATTTGATATGAGTAAATTATACAAACGATAATTAggattaagaataatttaattcttttgatttattactttaggttctttttaactttaagtcataacattaagttattttatcaagtatgtttaattatttaatgacttaaatgaAGGTATAAAGAgaacatttgataaattaactttttaacTTAGTgattcaatttaaattattaagcatAATAAGagagtgtttggtaaatcaattttaatggcttaatatgatttaataacttaatttaagtcattaagttgattaagcatatttgattaaaatgacttaatatcataacttcaaaatcaaaaataactttaagtgtTAAGTCAatatagttaatttatttttaattccaaatctTATTTGTCTAACTTATTCATATTTAGTGAGAGTATATTTCACAAGTATAATTCCACATTCAcaactcattttttaataataaatattttattattatcttatgcATTTCTAGTACTTTAAATACAGATGTTTAACAAATAAGTTTATtgtttaagattaaaaaaaaaagagtaaatattagttaaaaataataaaagtaaatatatcaatttgaaaatttagaataaattttaaattaattttataaaacaactttaacacctaaaatgaaaatcaagtaataagttttaaattaacaacttaacattaataatttaactttaagtcaatcaaagatattaaaaaataagtattaaattttactaaacatccTTTAAGTCATAATAAGTCAATAAGTTCATTTATTAAAAGTCTTCTTAAAGAGCATTTGGTAATACCTAATAATACATAGAAGATGTTTAGTAAATCAACTCTATGACTTActatgacttaataacttaatgtaagttattaaataaattaagcatgtttggtaaaataatataatatcgcaatttaaagttaaaaataattttaagtatgaagttaaaatagttaacttCAGTggatattgataaaatttaatactaatgacttaagttgactttaaattaaattattcttaagttatagacttaaaacttattatttatttttactttaaatattaaagttgtttgggaaaattaacttcaaatttattttaaattatcaaattgacatatttaccttTGTGTAATTAacttttatcatcattaattttaactaatatttatttttattaattttaagcaataattttattttttaaacatttatatttaaatttaaagtattgtagATATATAAGATAACCCTAAAATattaactataaaaaatgaGCCATGATTGTGAAGTTATGGTTATTAAATATTTCTCATTAGATGTGggcaaataagataaaaaatattttatattaaaaataagttaactattttgtAGGTGTTTAGTAAAcgaacttaataacttaaagtgacttaataacttaatttaagtcattaagtaaattaagtatatttgataaaataacttaatagtatgacttaaagtaaaaaaacaacttcaagTAATAAGTTAACTTTTACCtaacaatcttaatacttaaaagttaaaattaaataataagttttaaattaacaactcaaaatttattacttatttaatattttaagaatatgtTGGATAGTAATTGTAGGAAGCATTtataacatttctaacacttaaattttttttatcttttatgtatTAGAAAGGTTAGAAGCGCTTCctaaaataattaccaaaaagtCTCTAAATATGgatatttaatgaacaaatttattatttaagattaaatgaaaatacaaatttattaaaattaatgaagacAAATGTATAAATTTGATTATGTAGAATAAATTTGTAGTTAactttactaaaaaaaaaaaaaccttaatacttgaagtaaaaattaagtaataagttttaagttaacaacttataacttataatttatttttaaatattaaagttatttgataaaattaaattttattctaaatcatcaatcCACATATTTACCCTCactaattttaactaatatttatatttttttctaattttaagccataaatttatttgttaaatatttatatttaaagtattataaatatacaagattacaaaaatatttatcataaaagataaattatgaATGTATCATTGTTGTAAATTATActtttaggtggtgtttgttttttcacttaaatataaatagaatttaatttaatttaactttaaatataatttaatagtatttagtaagttaaatatttttacttaatacttaaaatcattttttattttacattataatattaaattattttatcaaacatatttaatctacttaatgacttaaattagacttaaattaaatcattaagtgaTATTAAGTCAATAAATTGCC is part of the Vitis riparia cultivar Riparia Gloire de Montpellier isolate 1030 chromosome 17, EGFV_Vit.rip_1.0, whole genome shotgun sequence genome and harbors:
- the LOC117904385 gene encoding UDP-glycosyltransferase 90A1-like; translated protein: MGTVSPRHFVLFPFMSRGHTIPILHLARLLHRRLLSVTVLTTPANSPSIRSSLLDTTISVVDLPFPVNIPGVPPGIESTDKLPSMSFFIPFVTATKLIQPHFEQVIASLPTVHCIISDGFLGWTQQSADKLGIPRVLFYGMSNYAMTLSSIMLREKPHAMVNSVDEVFSVPGLPWVKLTTNDFEPPFSELEPKGAHFDFVAETGAAAFKSHGMLVNSFYDLEPRFNDYWNQKIGPRAWCVGPLCLAEPPRIQTLQKPTWVQWLDEKLAQGKSVLYVAFGSQAEMAPEQLHEIAMGLERSEVAFLWVLSSKVQEKHEFVKGFEERLKKRALIVKEWVDQRELLAHQSVKGFMSHCGWNSVMESVCASVPILALPLMAEQHLNARMVVDELGVGLRILASNGSVRGFVESKDVERMVRELMESGEKGKEVRKKVKEVGEAARAAMGDGGPSSRTLDLFIDEVCNKKLNLLPSPA
- the LOC117904907 gene encoding protein DSS1 HOMOLOG ON CHROMOSOME V-like, whose protein sequence is MHAHWEGPDYSRKAILDVPSSYESVLRLAAEKTSPRKVLVRFEMATEPKAAAENVKIDLFEDDDEFEINEEWEDRAEEKVAEQWEDDWDDDDVHDDFSQQLRKELENNIKKS